One part of the Vanessa tameamea isolate UH-Manoa-2023 chromosome 8, ilVanTame1 primary haplotype, whole genome shotgun sequence genome encodes these proteins:
- the LOC113399898 gene encoding uncharacterized protein LOC113399898, protein MEWSKEYNNYEWSKDKTLKLIELLQLNANLWNPSLCDTRRDKQKRKEELRGIAEILRISVFDATKKIQHLRTQYNRESAREARANSEGPNNRYVSNWYAYEYLHFMKDSNKPYRVLQSEEQSDINGTLQTHTDNSVNDCKLDNLSPPPKITRSELLHSFKPEIVYPTAAINRDEFTVFGEYVANELRSLKGEKNLLVAKKKIQDVIFEVKMGLINEPRAEQGTTCTVYTTPATQSHSSTIHNGKIYTTPIMSTIASIEPLSTSHTPPTTGISEIIINGACHYSTFKVDEQ, encoded by the exons ATGGAGTGGTCCAAGGAGTATAATAACTATGAGTGGTCGAAGGACAAGACATTGAAACTCATTGAGTTACTTCAATTAAACGCTAATTTATGGAATCCGTCGCTCTGTGATACTCGTAGAgataaacaaaaacgaaaagAAGAGTTGCGTGGTATTGCTGAAATATTACGAATATCTGTTTTTGACGCCACTAAGAAAATACAGCATTTACGTACACAGTACAACAGAGAGTCGGCGCGAGAAGCACGAGCTAATTCAGAAGGACCCAACAATAGATACGTTAGCAATTGGTACGCGTATGAATATTTGCACTTTATGAAGGACTCGAACAAGCCATATAGAGTGTTGCAATCG GAAGAACAATCTGATATCAATGGAACTTTACAAACACATACAGATAACTCAGTGAATGATTGCAAACTTGATAACCTCTCTCCACCACCTAAAATTACCAGAAGTGAACTGTTACACTCTTTTAAGCCTGAAATTGTTTATCCCACGGCCGCTATAAATAGAGATGAGTTTACAGTGTTTGGTGAATATGTAGCGAATGAATTAAGGTCACTAAAAGGTGAAAAAAATTTGTTAGTTGCAAAGAAGAAAATACAAGATGTaatatttgaagtaaaaatGGGCTTAATAAATGAACCTAGAGCAGAGCAAGGTACTACATGTACAGTTTATACTACACCTGCAACCCAATCGCATTCCTCAACTATACACaatggaaaaatatatacaactcCCATTATGAGCACAATAGCCAGTATTGAACCTCTTTCCACATCACATACTCCCCCAACCACAGGTATAAGTGAGATAATCATCAATGGAGCCTGCCACTACTCTACTTTCAAAGTAGATGAACAATAG
- the LOC113399899 gene encoding polycomb group protein Pc, with protein MHKMELGDSVYAAERIMKKRIRKNKVEYYVKWRGWKPKHNTWEPEENILDPRLIESYERGEELRRQGRKREREHSPVERLRSGSEERHPPPGKRKAEVLSKESGKIGVTITMSPPAKRHDSTKLNGGRTHTQPPPPAAPPGGAAAPASPAVEAAAPRTGPRRAPHSPEEADAHTPPDRERRTDTQPAATAPAEPKGARPPPPAPQPEDEDSWGEAPVTAPNPPPPPPRRGAAYWLARSPVADQIFITDVTVNLQTVTIRECRTEKGFFRARENRPLDIT; from the coding sequence AACAAAGTGGAGTACTACGTGAAATGGAGAGGTTggaaaccgaaacacaacaccTGGGAGCCGGAGGAAAACATTCTCGACCCACGGCTCATAGAGAGCTACGAACGAGGCGAAGAGTTGCGACGACAAGGCCGAAAGAGAGAGAGGGAGCATTCGCCCGTCGAACGACTGCGAAGCGGGTCCGAGGAAAGGCATCCGCCACCCGGGAAACGCAAGGCGGAAGTCCTTTCGAAGGAATCTGGAAAAATCGGAGTAACCATTACTATGAGCCCGCCGGCGAAACGTCACGATTCCACGAAACTAAATGGTGGCAGAACGCACACGCAACCCCCACCCCCTGCAGCTCCGCCGGGCGGAGCGGCGGCCCCGGCCTCTCCGGCAGTAGAGGCCGCTGCACCCAGAACGGGCCCGCGGAGAGCGCCGCATTCGCCTGAAGAGGCAGACGCGCATACGCCGCCAGACAGAGAACGACGGACCGACACCCAACCTGCGGCCACGGCACCGGCAGAGCCGAAAGGTGCTCGACCGCCGCCGCCCGCACCCCAACCCGAGGATGAGGACTCTTGGGGCGAAGCGCCCGTTACGGCTCCGAATCCTCCTCCACCCCCACCTCGCCGCGGAGCCGCGTACTGGCTGGCACGGTCTCCAGTCGCCGATCAAATCTTCATAACTGATGTGACCGTCAATCTACAAACTGTCACGATTAGAGAGTGTCGCACTGAGAAAGGGTTTTTTCGGGCGCGTGAAAACCGGCCACTCGATATAACGTAA